The genomic window CCGGTCTGGCCTCAACTGCTGACATGCCGAGCGCGACCGTGATCTTCGTCTTAGCGGCCCTTCGGCGACATCAGCAGCACGTCTTCGAAATGTTTGTTCACCCAACCGAAGCAGGCATCGGTCAGTGCGGCTGACATTTCAAGACAACAACTGGAATGGTCCCGCGGCCACGTCGTCAAAAATACTGGCGACGGGTTCTTGGCGGAGTTTCCGAGCGCGGTTGAAGCAGTGCGGGCTGCGGTGCAATTCCAGACCCGTATTCATGAACTTTCAGTCGGAGACGCTGAAGACAGGCGCCTTGCTTTCCGCGTCGGCGTCAATATCGGCGACGTAATCGTCGAGCCGCACGACATCTTTGGCGATGGCGTCAACCGAGAGGTCGGGCTTGTCTGAACTGGAAAGTGCTCGGCGTGAACCTCCTGGCCACGGCGCGCGCCTTGCCCTCGCATGTTTCCAACGCAATCTTCTGGGCAAGCATGACATCTCCGATCGGCAGCGCGCCGATCGGCATGAAGCACAGCCCCTCCCGCACGCGGCCTCTTTCGTCAATCTCGCACACGTTCACCGACGTCCCGGCGTGGATCCGGTACCGCTTCCCACTTTCGCTTCCGACAACCTCGAAGTAGCCCCTCCTTGCGAACTGCTCCCACTGCGCGGGCGATAGCCAACGCCGCAAGAGCAGCAGCGACCGCCCCTCGGGTGTGCGCTCGGCGCCGTGCCTGATGAAGAGCATTCGCGCCGCTCTCGTGCGGGAGCGGACGCCCGACGCGGACGGCCGAAAGCCGAACATGAGCGGCTAGCCGCCGATCAATCTGGGGAAAAAGAGGGTTTCATCCGCACTGGGGTCGAACGATCGGATCTGCGAGATCTGACCGGGACCCGTCCGGACCGCGGCGGTGAAGCCGGCATTCGTCAGTTCATAGAACCGCTGCTCCGCCTTCGCCACTTCCTGCAGGTCGCGGGGGTTGAAAGGGTGATGGCTGTCGCCGGTGCGGTCCATCACGATCTGAATCGCCATGATCGTCCTCCTCGGATTGATAATGGCCCAAGGGATCCTATCCAGTATCCGACTAACGTGGCGAACTTTCAAGACAAGACCACTTCAATCCGAAGAGCGATCTGCTGCTGACCGCAGAGGACAACCAAGTTCTGGAAACGTGCCGTCACCGACGCGGTCAGCGCGAATGCTGTCGTCGGCCCGCCATCGGGCCGCGACGGCCGGCTTCCTTCCGGCTGAAGCTGATAAGACAGGTCGAAGAGTATCCCGCAGGGCCCGCGCGCGGCTCGTTCAGCCCTTTGAACGCATGCGGATCATGAATGTTTCATATGAATACTCCGCGATCTGCCACCAGAGATTCTCGTCGTTTCGAAAGGCCACTTGCGAATCGTAGATCTTCTTGAAATCAGGGTTGGACGCGGAGGTTTCCGCATTGACCTCGTTCGAAGCCTTTAGGCACGCTTCCATCACCGCCTGGCTGAACGGACGCAGAAGTGTCCCGTTGGCGACGAGCCGTTTGATGGCCGCCGGATTGCGCGCATCGTAGCGCGCCTGAACGTCCATGTTGGCATAGCCGCAGGCCAGAGCGAGGAGCGACTTGTAAGCCTTTGGCAGGGCGTTCCACTTGTCCAGGTTGATGAAGAAATGCAGCGCCGTGCCACCTTCCCACCAGCCCGGATAATAGTAGTACCTCGCGACCTTGTAGAAGCCGAGCTTCTCGTCGTCATAGGGACCGACCCATTCGGTTGCGTCGATCGTGCCTTTTTCCAATGCGGGATAGATGTCGCCGCCTGCGATCTGCTGCGGAACCACGCCGAGCTTTGAAAGGGTCTTGCCCGCCCAACCGCCGATCCGCATCTTCAATCCGCTGAGATCTTCGACGCTGTTGATCTCCTTGCGGAACCAGCCGCCCATCTGAGTGCCGGTATTGCCGCCCGCAATACCGTATATGTTGTACTTCTTGCCGAACTCGTTGAGCATGTCCTGACCGCCGTGATCCTGAAACCATGCATTCTGCTGGCGCGAGTTCAGGCCGAACGGTACCGAGCAATAGAGTGCGAAGGTCGGATCCTTGCCGATGAAATAATAGGCGGCGGTGTGGCACATTTCGACCGTTGCATTGCTTACTGCATCGACAGCCTGCAAGGCAGGCACGATCTCGCCGCCTGCGAAGGGCTGAATTTGAAACTTGTTGTCGGTAGCTTCCGCAACATATTTCGCGATCGTCTCTGATGCACTGAAAGGCACATCCAGCGACTTCGGCCAACTCGTGGTGCAGCGCCACTTTAGTTCAGGCATCGACTGGGCGATGGCTGGCGCAACAATGGCGGCAGACGCGGCGAGGCCGGCGCCTGCCGTACTTAGAAATTGACGACGTTTCATGGCGTTTCCCCTGTGGATGATTGCACATTGAATAAAACCGCCGGCCCGCGACGATTTCGATGGCAGTGCTCCTCCGGGGATCAAGTTTTCATGCGGGCCTTTCTTGGATGAACCCGGCAGATATCAATTATATCAGACATAGGGATGCGCAGGAGATGCGGACAGCCACCACCTGCAAGTCGAATAGGACCGGATGGATTGGGAAGCGGCCACGCTGCATTGCGGCAATCTTGCGCCGACGAACCCCGCCCGCCTGAACCACTGACGGCGCGAAGCGACGCAATAAATGACATCACTTCGGCTTGCGTCGTCAGACGAGATGGCGAGCGAAGGTCCAGGACCGCTTCGCGGCGGCGGTCTGGACCGGTGCAAGCCGCTTCCTGTCTACTCGACGGCCGCCGCTTGGACGCGCATCGAGCTAGGCAGCATCGGGCCAATAAGCGAAGTCGGTGTAGAGCTCGATGATCGAAATCAAATTGCCTCTGATGCCCGAGTGAACAGATTGGGCCGCCAGCTAACAGCCTATTCGTTGGGGAGTTGAAGGCGCCTTTGACCTGCCGTCGCTGGATTGTCGGGTGCCGGTGACTCCAGGTCGAAGAGGGAGTAGCTTCGCGAGGAGGAAGCCCAATGCCGGCGGAACAAGGCCGGATCGAGATGCATCCAGGGGATAGCCCCATGGGATAGTGTTCAAAAGTACGCTGGGTGGTGGCGACCGCGAGCAGACGGTGCGGGTTCAAAACCGTCTGCTGGGCGGTCTTGCGCCGGCGTCCTTTGAGCAGCTTCGTCCCTTCCTGCAGCCCGTTGCGCTCAAGCGCCGGGCAATTCTTCAGGACTACCACCATCCCATCGAGCATATCTACTTCATCGAACGCGGCGTCGCCTCGCTGCTGGTGCGAACGCAGCGTGATGGCCCAGTCGGAATCGCCATGGTTGGACGGCTCGGTTTTGTCGGAGTGGCGGCGGCGCTCGGTATGCAGCGCTCACCCAATCGCTGCCTGATGTCGGTCCCCGGTTATGCATTGCGCATCGCGGTGCCGGACCTGAGCAGGGCCGCGCACAGATCCCCGGACATCCAGCAGCAGCTGTTCAGCTATATCCACGCGCTGTTGGTCCAGAATGCCCAGACAACGCTTTGCAGCGCCCGCCACAGCCTGGAGGAACGGCTGAGCCGCTGGCTGCTGCTCGCAGCCGACCGTCTGGACGACCGGATCATCCCCGTGACGCACGATATGCTGTCGGTCATCCTCGGCGTGCGACGCGCCAGCATCACGACAACGCTTGCGGAACTGGAACAGTCCGGCGGGCTCATCAGGCAGCGAGGTGGCATCGACGTGTGCGATCACGCGGCCCTCGAGCTTAGAACATGCGAATGCTATCAGATCATAGCGTCGGAATACCGGTACCTAAATCGCAGCGGCCTGCACGAGCACCGCATTTCCGCGGACGCCGACCTTATGCGCGCCTGCCTTTGCTGCGTCTGACGCAGCCATCCAAACAGCTTGCTTCCGGCCAGCGCCGCGCGACTTCGTCCGCTGTCAATCTTTGTACGGCAGCGTACCGACTGACCGGCTTTAGTAGAAAGGCCGGTCCG from Bradyrhizobium zhanjiangense includes these protein-coding regions:
- a CDS encoding TRAP transporter substrate-binding protein, which encodes MKRRQFLSTAGAGLAASAAIVAPAIAQSMPELKWRCTTSWPKSLDVPFSASETIAKYVAEATDNKFQIQPFAGGEIVPALQAVDAVSNATVEMCHTAAYYFIGKDPTFALYCSVPFGLNSRQQNAWFQDHGGQDMLNEFGKKYNIYGIAGGNTGTQMGGWFRKEINSVEDLSGLKMRIGGWAGKTLSKLGVVPQQIAGGDIYPALEKGTIDATEWVGPYDDEKLGFYKVARYYYYPGWWEGGTALHFFINLDKWNALPKAYKSLLALACGYANMDVQARYDARNPAAIKRLVANGTLLRPFSQAVMEACLKASNEVNAETSASNPDFKKIYDSQVAFRNDENLWWQIAEYSYETFMIRMRSKG
- a CDS encoding Crp/Fnr family transcriptional regulator, whose translation is MFKSTLGGGDREQTVRVQNRLLGGLAPASFEQLRPFLQPVALKRRAILQDYHHPIEHIYFIERGVASLLVRTQRDGPVGIAMVGRLGFVGVAAALGMQRSPNRCLMSVPGYALRIAVPDLSRAAHRSPDIQQQLFSYIHALLVQNAQTTLCSARHSLEERLSRWLLLAADRLDDRIIPVTHDMLSVILGVRRASITTTLAELEQSGGLIRQRGGIDVCDHAALELRTCECYQIIASEYRYLNRSGLHEHRISADADLMRACLCCV